The following coding sequences are from one Virgibacillus necropolis window:
- a CDS encoding glycoside hydrolase family 2 TIM barrel-domain containing protein, protein MLQDWQSVNLLHRNREKCRSYFIPFSDETKALTYERGNSERFKLLNGIWKFQYAETPQEAPADFYKNEFDVSGWDDIEVPHHWQLQGYDKPHYTNVNYPFPVDPPHVPTENPTASYQRDFYISDEWAGEQVYLRFEGVDNCFHVWVNGHEVGFSKGSRMASEFNISSYLHSGKNTLAVRVYKWSDSTYLEDQDMWWLSGIFRDVYLLSRPSSHIRDVFIRTDLDKGYEDATLKVDIDIENTVDGLNVEYKLVDAQNELVVDESLEENFHFQVPVKSPNKWSAEDPYLYHLVISLKDKHDRVLETIAQKVGFRSVELRDGVVLINGVAIKFKGVNRHDSHPDYGRAVPLEHMIKDIELMKQGNVNAVRSAHYPNDPRFYDLCDEYGLYVIDEADVETHGFETIGNINQLSDDPKWEAAYLDRMERMVERDKNHPSIVMWSLGNESGNGVNHAAMAKWARAKDPTRLIHYEGESRELFLGGKRKLDPSVSDVHTTMYTGIAEMEEVGQYTELSKPHLLCEYAHAMGNGPGALKEYWDTFYKYRRLQGGFVWEWADHGIRRQNVEGEEYFAYGGDFGDQPNDYNFVIDGLVMPDRTPSPGYYEHKKVIEPVKVDEVDLEAGKVEITNRYDFSSLDHLALSWNIEADGKVIQSGVLTLDGIGARVTKSFTIPYNLPKPLARADYRLNLQFTLASATAWAPVGHELAWAQFMLPQNAKSTNEVQKLDTVTIDEVDSFLYVHGVNFEITFHKILGNVHSWKCEGLELLQTGPKLQFWRAMIDNDHRSESEWKNHGVHWLQQRIDQVDFQLAKDKTSVSIKVVQRIAPPMLSWGINVVLTYTIYGNGDILVDVNGKPTGNTPRTLPRIGLEMTVPQTLDQVSWYGRGPGESYADSKQANRFGIYKKSVDQLLTNYVYPQENGNRTDVNWVTFANGQGMGMFISGTPAFNFSAHYYSIGDFDKAKHTHELTKKDEIYVHLDHQQHGLGTASCGPDVLPEYELTTQEFTFNFRLTPFSL, encoded by the coding sequence ATGCTACAAGATTGGCAATCCGTGAACTTATTACATAGAAATCGTGAAAAATGCCGTTCGTATTTTATTCCTTTTTCAGATGAAACGAAGGCGCTGACATATGAACGGGGTAATTCTGAACGGTTCAAACTTCTCAATGGGATTTGGAAGTTCCAATATGCGGAAACTCCACAAGAGGCACCTGCAGACTTTTATAAGAATGAATTTGATGTTAGTGGTTGGGATGATATTGAGGTCCCCCATCATTGGCAACTACAGGGGTACGATAAGCCGCATTATACCAATGTGAATTATCCCTTTCCGGTTGATCCACCACATGTTCCAACAGAAAATCCAACGGCTTCTTATCAGCGTGATTTTTACATTTCTGACGAATGGGCAGGGGAACAAGTTTATTTAAGGTTTGAAGGTGTTGATAACTGTTTTCATGTTTGGGTGAACGGGCATGAGGTTGGTTTTAGTAAAGGTAGTCGAATGGCTTCTGAGTTTAATATCTCAAGCTACCTTCATTCAGGAAAAAACACGTTAGCAGTGCGCGTTTATAAGTGGTCCGATTCTACTTATCTTGAGGATCAGGATATGTGGTGGCTAAGCGGAATATTTAGGGACGTTTATTTACTATCCAGACCTAGTTCCCATATTAGAGATGTGTTTATTCGTACCGATTTGGACAAGGGTTACGAAGATGCAACGCTTAAAGTAGATATTGATATTGAAAACACGGTGGATGGGCTGAATGTGGAATATAAATTAGTGGATGCTCAGAATGAACTGGTAGTTGATGAGTCTTTGGAAGAGAATTTTCACTTTCAGGTGCCGGTAAAAAGTCCGAATAAGTGGTCTGCCGAGGATCCTTATTTATATCATTTGGTGATCAGCCTGAAAGATAAGCATGATAGAGTGCTAGAAACGATCGCCCAGAAGGTTGGATTCCGGTCGGTGGAATTGAGGGACGGTGTCGTGCTCATCAATGGAGTAGCGATTAAGTTTAAGGGAGTAAACCGTCATGATTCACACCCGGACTATGGACGTGCGGTTCCACTTGAACATATGATTAAAGATATTGAGCTGATGAAACAGGGTAATGTTAATGCTGTACGGTCTGCCCATTATCCCAATGATCCGAGATTCTATGATTTATGCGATGAATATGGATTATATGTGATTGATGAAGCGGATGTTGAAACACATGGCTTTGAAACAATTGGAAACATTAATCAGCTGAGTGACGATCCCAAGTGGGAAGCGGCATATCTTGATCGGATGGAAAGAATGGTTGAACGCGATAAAAACCATCCATCAATTGTGATGTGGTCGCTTGGGAATGAGTCAGGTAATGGCGTTAACCACGCGGCAATGGCCAAGTGGGCACGCGCGAAAGACCCAACAAGGCTTATTCATTATGAAGGTGAATCACGTGAACTTTTCTTGGGAGGAAAACGAAAACTGGATCCAAGCGTTTCTGATGTGCATACAACGATGTATACAGGTATAGCTGAAATGGAGGAAGTTGGGCAGTACACAGAACTTAGCAAACCGCATCTTTTATGTGAATATGCGCATGCAATGGGGAATGGACCGGGAGCCTTGAAAGAGTATTGGGATACATTTTATAAATATAGACGTTTGCAAGGTGGCTTTGTGTGGGAATGGGCCGACCATGGGATACGTAGGCAGAATGTCGAAGGAGAAGAATACTTTGCCTATGGCGGTGATTTTGGTGATCAGCCAAATGACTATAATTTTGTCATAGATGGCCTTGTAATGCCTGATCGTACACCCTCACCTGGATACTATGAGCATAAAAAGGTGATTGAGCCGGTGAAGGTTGATGAGGTGGATTTAGAAGCTGGAAAAGTTGAGATTACAAACAGATATGATTTTAGTTCACTTGATCATTTAGCTTTGTCATGGAACATTGAAGCAGATGGGAAAGTGATTCAAAGTGGAGTGCTTACCCTGGATGGGATTGGAGCTAGGGTGACAAAATCTTTTACGATTCCGTATAACTTGCCAAAACCACTAGCTAGAGCGGATTACCGGTTGAATCTGCAATTCACCTTAGCTTCGGCAACTGCCTGGGCTCCGGTTGGCCATGAACTAGCGTGGGCACAGTTTATGCTGCCACAAAATGCTAAATCAACTAATGAAGTTCAGAAACTGGATACAGTAACCATCGATGAAGTTGACTCATTTTTATATGTACATGGCGTGAATTTCGAAATAACCTTTCATAAAATTTTAGGAAATGTTCATTCTTGGAAATGCGAGGGATTAGAGCTTCTTCAAACTGGCCCTAAACTACAATTTTGGCGGGCTATGATTGATAACGATCATCGCTCGGAAAGTGAATGGAAAAATCATGGAGTTCATTGGCTGCAACAACGAATTGATCAAGTGGACTTTCAATTAGCAAAGGATAAAACATCGGTTTCGATAAAGGTCGTACAAAGGATTGCTCCCCCGATGCTGTCGTGGGGTATAAACGTGGTATTGACCTACACTATTTATGGTAATGGAGATATACTGGTTGACGTGAACGGGAAGCCGACAGGTAATACACCGCGAACACTTCCACGTATCGGTTTGGAAATGACAGTACCGCAAACACTAGACCAAGTAAGCTGGTATGGCAGGGGTCCTGGAGAGTCATACGCGGATAGTAAGCAGGCGAATCGATTTGGTATTTATAAAAAATCCGTTGATCAGCTGTTGACCAATTATGTATATCCTCAGGAAAATGGCAATCGAACAGATGTTAATTGGGTCACATTTGCCAATGGGCAAGGCATGGGGATGTTTATTTCTGGTACTCCGGCATTTAACTTTAGTGCGCATTATTATTCAATAGGAGATTTTGATAAAGCAAAGCATACACATGAGCTTACGAAAAAGGATGAGATTTACGTTCATTTGGATCACCAGCAGCATGGGTTAGGCACTGCAAGCTGTGGGCCTGATGTGCTGCCTGAATATGAATTGACTACTCAGGAATTTACGTTTAATTTCCGATTAACACCTTTTTCATTATGA
- a CDS encoding DUF4091 domain-containing protein, which yields MGRMPEFETRCLSSLVKVFPDEELKDKTFNHASALLNETYSFQVAYRKNGDSPKKIKVRMEGALQNVATIRSVGLVPSEFPCYLDHDDYVLRTTPGLYPDPLYPLDHNEVPVPKNQWRSVWVTVNLNEKIQAGLQQIKLVFETAAGEQIGEETFELEIIPASLPEQRLICTQWFHADCLATHYDVDVFSEEHWNLIEQYVQTATVHGMNMLLTPLFTPPLDTDVGQERPTVQLVEVEKTGAKYQFNFDKLTRWIDLCLNNGIKYVEFSHLFTQWGAEHAPKIMANENGKLKKIFGWETDASGREYKDFLSQLFPELIAYIKHHKLEEQVYFHVSDEPNINNLESYKKASELIHDYLSDFPVIDALSDYQFYGQGLVKNPIPANDHMEPFLENKVPNLWTYYCCAQYKKVSNRFFNFPSARNRISGIQLYKYNIAGFLHWGYNFWYSRLSRKKINPFQNTDADGGFPSGDSFLVYPGEDGPIESIRMEVFYDALQDLRALQLLEKLTGRDRVLEIIEEQIPITFTDYPHGSEWLLTMREKINQKISEVN from the coding sequence ATGGGAAGAATGCCGGAATTTGAAACTCGTTGTTTAAGTTCATTAGTAAAAGTATTTCCAGATGAGGAATTAAAAGACAAGACATTTAATCATGCTTCTGCACTTTTAAATGAAACCTATTCGTTTCAAGTAGCATACAGAAAAAATGGAGACAGTCCGAAAAAAATCAAAGTACGAATGGAAGGAGCCTTACAAAACGTTGCCACGATCAGGTCGGTTGGTCTCGTTCCTTCAGAGTTTCCTTGTTACCTGGACCACGACGATTATGTACTAAGGACGACCCCTGGTTTATATCCAGATCCACTTTACCCGTTGGATCACAACGAGGTGCCTGTCCCAAAAAATCAGTGGCGTTCTGTGTGGGTGACAGTCAACCTTAATGAAAAGATCCAGGCTGGACTTCAGCAGATTAAATTGGTTTTTGAAACAGCGGCTGGAGAACAAATCGGAGAGGAAACCTTTGAACTGGAGATCATCCCGGCATCCCTGCCCGAGCAACGGTTGATCTGTACCCAATGGTTCCATGCCGATTGTTTAGCAACACATTATGATGTAGATGTATTCAGTGAAGAGCATTGGAATCTGATTGAACAATATGTACAAACAGCAACTGTACATGGCATGAACATGTTGTTAACGCCTTTGTTTACCCCGCCACTTGATACGGATGTTGGCCAGGAACGTCCTACTGTGCAATTGGTCGAGGTAGAAAAAACAGGAGCTAAGTATCAATTTAACTTTGATAAATTAACTCGTTGGATAGATTTGTGTTTAAATAATGGAATCAAGTACGTTGAGTTTTCTCATCTTTTTACGCAATGGGGAGCTGAACATGCACCTAAGATTATGGCGAATGAAAACGGCAAGTTGAAAAAGATCTTTGGCTGGGAAACAGATGCATCCGGGAGAGAATACAAAGACTTTCTTTCCCAATTATTCCCTGAGCTGATAGCTTATATCAAGCATCATAAGCTGGAAGAACAGGTTTATTTTCATGTGTCGGATGAGCCTAACATAAACAATCTGGAATCGTATAAAAAGGCGAGTGAATTAATTCACGATTATTTGTCTGACTTCCCTGTAATCGATGCCTTATCAGACTACCAGTTTTATGGGCAGGGCTTGGTAAAAAATCCGATTCCTGCTAACGATCATATGGAGCCTTTCTTGGAAAACAAAGTCCCGAATTTATGGACGTATTATTGCTGTGCTCAGTACAAAAAGGTATCGAATCGATTCTTTAATTTTCCTTCTGCGCGGAATCGGATTAGTGGTATTCAATTGTATAAATATAACATTGCAGGTTTTTTGCATTGGGGCTATAACTTTTGGTACTCGAGGTTGTCCCGTAAAAAAATTAATCCTTTTCAGAATACAGATGCTGATGGTGGCTTCCCTTCCGGAGATTCTTTCCTTGTATACCCAGGCGAAGATGGACCGATTGAATCAATTAGGATGGAAGTATTCTACGATGCACTGCAAGATTTAAGGGCACTACAATTGCTGGAGAAACTGACTGGTCGAGATAGAGTATTAGAAATAATAGAGGAACAAATACCGATAACCTTCACTGATTACCCACATGGTAGCGAATGGCTATTAACAATGAGAGAAAAAATTAACCAGAAAATTTCCGAGGTGAATTGA
- a CDS encoding alpha-L-fucosidase yields MNKMQTKPTLKQLEYQKWEFGLFVHFGLRTFYEGYVDFDERQMDPFKFNPTSLDCEQWIRTAKEAGMKYAVLTAKHHDGFSNWPSSFTDFSVAHSPWKNGKGDVVQEFTSACRKHGVKPGLYYSPYDGSANFYNQKDRKAYDDYFINQITELLANYGDIEILWFDAAGSENHEYDWKRIIDTVRSLQPNILIFNMADPDFRWVGNEDGIAPIPCWNEVNTVKSDRLWLPAECDVQMRENWFFSESDEHTVKSLEQLMGIYYYSVGRGANLLLNIGPNRHGLFPEKDQQRLLEFGGEIRRRFDNPVATIDRFEQQEGKWIYHTEQPHLLDHVVIQEDLRKGESVENFKINIISEKSRQPITIYQGRNIGNKAIIRVPAIEVRGVELEVTESVGEPIIEELAIYYVGDDGNY; encoded by the coding sequence ATGAATAAAATGCAAACCAAGCCCACATTGAAACAGCTGGAATACCAGAAATGGGAATTCGGATTGTTTGTCCATTTCGGATTGCGGACTTTCTATGAAGGCTATGTCGATTTTGATGAAAGGCAAATGGATCCGTTTAAGTTTAATCCAACCAGCCTAGATTGTGAACAGTGGATTCGAACAGCAAAAGAAGCTGGCATGAAATATGCTGTTCTTACTGCAAAGCATCATGATGGTTTTTCAAATTGGCCTTCAAGCTTTACTGACTTTTCTGTTGCCCATTCACCATGGAAAAATGGCAAAGGAGATGTTGTTCAGGAATTCACCTCAGCATGTCGTAAACATGGAGTGAAGCCCGGTCTATACTATTCTCCTTATGATGGATCTGCAAATTTTTACAATCAAAAAGATAGAAAGGCCTATGATGACTATTTTATCAATCAAATAACCGAGCTGTTAGCGAACTATGGAGACATTGAAATTCTTTGGTTTGATGCTGCTGGATCAGAGAATCATGAATATGACTGGAAACGAATCATTGATACAGTTCGTTCACTCCAGCCAAACATTCTCATCTTTAATATGGCTGATCCCGATTTTCGGTGGGTTGGCAATGAGGATGGTATTGCACCAATCCCTTGTTGGAACGAGGTCAATACCGTAAAAAGTGATCGTCTTTGGTTACCTGCAGAATGTGATGTGCAGATGAGAGAGAATTGGTTTTTTAGTGAGAGTGATGAACATACGGTAAAAAGTTTGGAACAATTAATGGGAATTTATTATTATTCTGTTGGCCGTGGTGCAAACCTGCTTCTTAATATTGGGCCAAACAGACATGGTCTTTTTCCGGAAAAAGATCAGCAAAGACTTCTTGAATTTGGCGGAGAAATAAGAAGACGATTTGATAATCCGGTAGCAACAATTGATAGGTTTGAACAACAAGAGGGAAAATGGATTTATCACACAGAACAACCCCATTTGCTCGATCATGTGGTTATTCAAGAGGATTTACGAAAAGGAGAAAGCGTAGAAAACTTTAAAATCAACATTATTTCGGAAAAGTCCCGTCAACCAATCACCATCTATCAGGGTAGAAACATAGGGAATAAGGCTATTATTCGTGTTCCAGCAATTGAGGTTCGGGGTGTCGAACTTGAAGTAACCGAAAGTGTAGGAGAGCCAATAATAGAGGAACTGGCAATCTATTATGTAGGGGATGATGGAAATTATTAA
- a CDS encoding GntR family transcriptional regulator: MDKKSKVPLYLQLMEDLIKKIKNQAYRENDKLPSERELCEIYDMSRITVRQALQELEREGFIYKLHGKGTFVAPKSYNQNLVKLYSFTEEMKEIGKKPTTNVVSFNEIAVDERLADKMNLEPLDEVFQVVRLRLADHEPLMYETSYLPKKLFPHLTKSDLEQKPMYDVFYEEYQVNVTKAVERFSATMIRKEEAAHLQMLPEQPAMLIKRYAYHDKNLIEYTISVARGDKFDYTVELT, from the coding sequence TTGGATAAGAAGAGTAAGGTGCCGTTGTATTTGCAGTTGATGGAAGATTTAATTAAGAAAATAAAGAATCAGGCATATCGTGAGAACGACAAGCTGCCGTCCGAACGTGAACTGTGTGAAATATATGATATGAGCAGGATAACGGTTAGGCAGGCGTTGCAAGAATTAGAACGCGAAGGCTTTATTTACAAGTTGCATGGTAAGGGTACATTTGTAGCGCCAAAATCCTATAATCAAAATCTAGTTAAGCTATACAGTTTTACTGAAGAGATGAAAGAAATTGGGAAGAAACCGACAACAAATGTGGTGTCATTTAACGAAATAGCGGTAGATGAACGATTGGCTGATAAAATGAACCTGGAACCATTGGATGAGGTTTTTCAGGTTGTTCGTCTCCGTCTTGCGGATCATGAACCGTTAATGTATGAAACTTCTTATTTACCAAAAAAACTATTTCCGCACTTAACTAAAAGTGACCTTGAGCAAAAGCCAATGTATGATGTTTTTTATGAGGAATATCAAGTGAATGTAACGAAAGCGGTTGAGCGATTTTCTGCGACAATGATTCGAAAAGAAGAAGCGGCTCACCTACAGATGTTGCCTGAACAGCCGGCCATGTTAATTAAGCGTTATGCTTATCATGATAAGAATTTGATTGAGTATACAATTAGTGTCGCTCGCGGTGATAAATTTGATTATACAGTAGAACTAACATAA